The Argentina anserina chromosome 5, drPotAnse1.1, whole genome shotgun sequence genome includes the window atcgatttttcttgtgaccatatacgtcaccccttctaattcctattatacttgaatctaatcgattccgtattcgtgtttgtagatgtcatcgccatctcgaccggaatttggccttcttgatctagaaggaaaggaataccaccgctgggtttccgacatggaactcgctttcgagagccgagggattgaaggcatgtttgccgaccctcctgctgatttcccacctatggctaagactcagactctcatcttcatgagacgtcacatccatgcaactctcaagaggcaatacttgaacgtaaaagatcataaagaattatgggataaactacgcttgcggtacaacaacgttcatgataagcttcttcctgaattgaccgttagatgggacAACATatgtctattggactataagagagtggatgatttcaatcaggatatgctatgcttgcaatccgatcttggcactgttggtgtcatcaagaccgacctagatcttctcaataagacattggacacgtttccaatcaactatgaggttcaagctcatacgtaccgcactcatgtagaggaagggaagatctattttttgccgacttaatggcactcttggctaagaaggagagacattctgagattctcctcaacaacaacaatagacctgttggcactaaaagaatttctacgtcacagtctaactatgggaaagctcctaagcaaaagaatcaatcaaggaacgctccatatcagcaccaaaataacaactctcggggtgggaggcaacaaggccgatctcggcctcggtccaatacttggacccgtgacggtggcggcgccgcaccctctgggggaggccgtccccgtcccaaacTCCAAGGAGGTCGTGcgcctcctaatgcctccacATCCGGtcatggcaagtctccatgcttcaaatgtggctccttcaagcactttaatcgcgattgtcgcgctagcaaagagatgatcaaggcttactccgcctacaagaagtttctacaacccgaatcgaatcatgtggatgaggaccatgagatcgagactcaccatatctccatgaagcccgagccccttgcttctaaggctaggcctccggtttctaccatggatactcccgactttgattagtcgttttagcttctttagctttatgattcaagtattgttatggccgatcgccattgttattttctttgactttgtaatagtcttttgattttgaaattagaagttcatgtgtgatgtattaaagattggcattcaataaaatttctcatttcttgcttacaagatgatctctttgagaattttatttacctgacacttagcatgatgatcaacgtgtgcaactcacgtggtttttaaattggatgcttttgggtcacatgggaccccaatagcactatattgtgaatttggaacttaaaattcggaaaacgaacctcggaacgtcgaaaacgacgtcgttttgccttTGCCGGACCCGGTTACTATTCCAGCGTTTCCGGCACATTTTTCTGGCGTATtcgattactgcatgtctatttcCCGGCGTTTCCAACACCCCCACCTagttcctgccggcgtcccctgtcggacctgaagttccggcctccataccggccagttccgaccgccgccggccggttttccaacgagtttttcgacgattttttccatcgtttctcgtcatttttccagcatattgcagcagtccctgctgccacgttttcctcgtccaaaattcacccggttttgagttcttttgacatggttttccggttcgttttttccggttttccccaagtccgttatatgcactcaccggtactctttgtgtgtgttttccacaccatttttggatggtttataccaccctagtttactgtttggtatttcactgcttcaattactacaatgattggctcgaaatccatcattcaaggaaaaGGCTAAGCTtatttcatgttgcctaatggtgcgactcttaacgtcgtagacgctctttatgcgctgaagtctccccgcaccttgcaaaattttaaggacatacgtgctaatggttttcacctcgatacttatgttgagaatggagaggaatatctttgtgttacctctgagaaagcaggccatcgccgcatcttagagaagatgaagagtcttgggaatggtttgtatcttacttccattcggatctttgaatcatatgcggttgaacgcaacttttatgattcggactcttatatgctttggcatgcccgtctcgggcaccctggacgtgatatgatgattagaattcttaagaattcacatggtcatccatttttcaagtcccggaagcgattggaggatcacctcatccgtgctccgcacggtcaggccgtgcctacccatgcaccgcatggtgtggccgagcatgcctcactcggcagctccacggctttcatgccgtcggtggcggcatcccctccttcacaggagcttgtgatgcctcccgtgctttcaaatgcctccatggcaatttctgatgcccatcgctcgttttgcaaagcttgttctcttgctaaatttcaaggaagtccttcttttgctaaggcttcaaccgagaacattccattcttacaacgtatccaaggtgacatttgtggacctattcaaccagaatgcagaccttttcgatattttatggtattggttgatgcatcgacgcgttggtcacacgtcgctttgccaAGCTATTAGctaagatcatcaaacttcgggctcaccaccccgattatcctatcaaatccattcgtttggataatgctggggaattcacctccaaaacttttgatgattactgcatgtctattaggatcgaagttgaacatcccgttcctcatgttcattcacagaacggtctagcagaggctaccatcaagcgtattcagcttgtttctcgggcaatggttatgggtactaaccttccggtctctgcgtggggatatgcagtgttgcatgcagcgacacttattcgtttccgacctgcggctaaccaagcgtttagtgcgtaccagatggtaactggttacgaacccaatatttcacacttacgcatctttggttgcgccgtttatgtgcctattccgcgtccgctgcgtactaagatgggtcctcagagatgattaggtatctatgttggctataattctccaacgattgtccgctatttagaaccaaccaccggatatctctttactgcaagatttgcagattgtcactttgatgagacatgcttcccgtcgttaggaggagatgggaatgttatcattccaaatgaacatccggaattgacgtggtgtgtccccactatgtctcattatgatccccgcactgctcaaagcgagttagaagtgcaacgcattgtCGACCTCCaaaaagtcgcggattcgatgcccgacggctttgtagatattgctaaagtgacgagatcaaacatacccactgcgaacgtaccggcacggttggatgtcccgaaatacgagcgtggaagacaagctcctggacctagcaacgttggcaccgcccctgacagtgggacggaggccggcagcggcaccaccgtacgccgtggtgttgccggcgccccttgtggcgacgatgccgagatggcccggcatggagcagcttcggcctcggctcctcaaagaaaaagggaccgataaactctagggattcaaaacttagaaagaagcgaatgactaatgcacagcgcgtcatcaacgatgaatcatcatcgtatgaagttgtctctaattacagctatgtccatgaatcaactcaagtgttaccgtgggaagctatggaaccttgtttgatgccagataacaacgaaatctcagtgaactacacaagtgagcagtcggtccgaaaccgagccactacatgcattgatgacgttttcgcttattccgtcacacatgagatcatatctgaagacgacgttgaacctcgctctgtagctgaatgcgaacgcagagcagattggccgaagtggaaggaagcaatccaggtagaacttgactcattagcgaagcgagaagtcttcggaaaggttgaattgactccaagagatgtcaaacctgttggacataaatgggtattcgttcgtaagcgtaatgagatgaacgagatcgtgcgctataaggcaagacttgtggcgcaaggattctcacaacgacctggtattgactatgaagagacttattctcctgttatggacatcattaccttccgctaccttattagtctgatagtgtccgaaagactaaacatgcagcttatggatgtggtcacagcttatctctatggggatcttgacgcagagatatacatgaaagctccggagggactacctttacctccatcaagtgcctccagaccacggagtgctcatgcagtcagattacgtcgttcattgtacgggttaaagcaatccggaagaatgtggtacaatcggttgcatcaatacttggtgagaaggggttacaagaatgatgaactatgcccatgtgtgttcatacgaaagacaaattccggatttgtcatcgttgcggtctacgttgatgacatgaacataatcgatactcttgatgagattgaagagaccgtgtcttatttgaagtcggaatttgagatgaaagacctagggaggacgaaattatgtctcggccttgagcttgtgcatagggccgacgacatcttagtgcatcagtcaaattacacgcagaagatgcttcgacgtttcaatatggatctatgcagtccattgtctactcccatggtcgtccgaagtctagatatcaagaaggatcccttccgtcctaaagaggatgatgaagaagttcttggtcttgaagttccataccttagtgcgattggggcactattgtatcttgctcaatgcactagaccggacatatctttcgcagtgaacttattagctagatttagctccgcgcctacgctacgtcattggaatggaatcaagaatttgtttcgatacttgaaaggttcccttgacatgggattgttctacccctattgcagagagaacaccgccacggtatctccccacaccaccgccgtcgccgaccccggccttgccgccgtacgccgcagcgacgccGGTAAACCTATTAGCGACGCcgagagcagcaaccggtcccgtgcagctctttcccccgatgcaaagactccaaacaacttgttagttggttatgccgacgcagggtacctctctgaccttcacaaggctcgttctcaaaccggttatgtgttcaccattgggaatacggcgatatcttggagatccacaaagcaaactcttgttgctacttcttcgaatcacgcagagatcatcgctctccatgaagcagttaaagaatgtgtttggctacgatcacttgttcgccatattcgtgattcttgtggattagtctctacaactgatcaacctacgtgcatttatgaagataatgctgcttgcatagagcagacaaagttaggtttcatcaagggagacaacaccaagcatatttcgcctaaattcttctacaacgttcaacaacagaagttcttgaatgttcagatcaatcaagtgaattcagaatccaatgttgcggatttgttcaccaagtctttgcctaaatctacttttgtgaaacatgtgaaaagcattggcatgcgtcgtttatcggaacactagagtttggtagacttcagggggagtctacatcacatgttaagatccttaagtagttggtgtgttgtgctctttttcccttcgatcaagcttttattttacccaagaggtttttgttttgcttgacaaggtttttaccgaggcaacgatatgtgcatcatgcaacctaggcatgcgacacaagggggagtgttccgggagaattactattatacctttatgtgtgtcttagcctaataggtttcctgttaggagatagattagcatctccgtaatagattaggaaaccgaatcctacgggattgtggttttgtaaatgcctatatatagatcaccatatcattcaataatacacaattatttcatcctgtaTCAGTTTTGAGGTTTGTGAATTTTGTCCCAAATTCAATTTTACTTCACAGTTCTGCAAATGGGGCgacacttatttaaatttcttcAATGAATATTCACAGGTGCCAGCTCGATCGGGAGCTTATTGTGTAGCAAGAATGTACTAGCAGCTGCCCTTTATGTGCACAACTGGTATTGTGCTAGCACAAGCCTTTCAATTCCTGGAGAAGCTACTTTTGTACACTAGGAAGTCTGGAAGATTAGAGAATGGAGAGAAGCGTCTTTCAGTTGCCTTGTGTTTGCTTCTCGTTTCTTTCTAGTGGGCATTACCACCCTTCCAATTGCCTTGTTGCCTTAATCGAGTCTCCTTAAACAAATTATCTACTGGACAATGGAAGCATCCATATATCCACCATAGATATATGCACAATGCTTTTCTGTGTCCATAAAAGCCTAGGTATCTCTCCATATTTCTTCACAGGCTGTTAGACTGGTTAGTGATAaccaaattgaaaaagatgaaATTCATCCAAAAATTAAAATCCAAGTTGCCATTCTGATAATGATTTATCATGGACGAAAACTTTAAAAGTTAATTAGGATTTAGGGCACTAGATTTCGGTAGTTAGCTTGTACGTATTATTGTCCCATGGCGGGATTTCCTCTCGTAAATCAGTGTTAGGCTTTTAGTTGTGACGTTATTCTTTTAATTGGAATTAAGAGTTATGAGGAGACCTTTTAAAGCTTAATCTTCACCAACTGGGATAGTAGCACGAACAAAATTTCTAAATTCTAACCCCAGCAGCTAGTGAGAAACCTACCTCATCACAAATAACAGAGCCAGAAACTGATTCATTGTTTATAATAACAAAATCACCCGCTATAGTTTGACTAGTCCTATGATTTAGGTCATATTAACTTAGGTGTTGTGCACATGTATTTCAcctaggaaaaaaaaactattatacgcactgtttaaaaaaaaactcgcttAAAAGCTCGCCTGAGACTAAAAAAGTTTAATGCTACTTACATAACGCCTCTGTTTTTCGGTCTGTTCACCTAGGTTTAAAAAGCGTACGCCTTATGCTACATTTTTCACGCATTTTACTATGCtttagaaaatatttttttaaagtatatttttatatttatttatataatatgtttaatttgatgaaaattatctaaaacgtttgaattataaatttcattatatctaaatacaataaattggtaagttcttatgtatatttgttctttttttatgtgtataattatatatttacacatttaactactaaaaAGGTTTACGGTCATATGCGCTTCAAATTTAAAGTCTTAAGACTCTTAAGAAAATATTTTGGAATACAAATtcgctttttaaaacattgattaTACGTATGCTTATCAGTTATCAATCTCCTCGACGTGATGTAACAAACTGAAGCTACGTACATGTTTTTGATCCGTCGACCAGAAAAGGAGGGAAACCATAACCGATTTTGCGGAAAAGGCTTCCACACTTCCAACTTCCAAGAAAGAGATTTGCTCAAACAGACTAGTCCATAGTTAATATTTCATCACATCTTTAAGCAAATCAACATGAGTGAAAAAACACAGTCGGATCCTAGTTCGTCCATGTCTCTGGTTTCCAGGTTGGATCATCTAGAATTCATTGTAAGCTCATCTACCTCTGAAACTTTTtgtcctcttttttttctgattaCTTTAATCCTTTCATGATGATTTGGGGTTTGATTGGATTTAGATGAagtatttggaaagaaagcaAACTTTGGCGAAATTGGAGAGTAATAATGGTTCTACTTCTGCTGGAGGAGAACTGAAGAAGAAGCAATGCATGCCAGTGGATCTGGCATTGAAAGAGTCTTACTTTAAAGGCTCACTCATGGATAGAGTGGCTTCTCTTGAAAATAGGCTTTTTCAGGTTCTCTTTCTCAAGTGTTACTAGATTATTACTACAATTTTACTAGCTAGGGTCTCATgcgtgctttttttttttcttcctcaaAGTTTGCAATATATGAATCTAATAGGTTTGATTGAGTACTAATGGTTAAGTACCGATGGAATGAatgttttatatttatatgagCTAATTCAGGCTTACGTTAGATTGTTAGGGTTGTTTATAAAACCCAGATTGAGAACTAGTCCACTGTACGTAGAATTATTTTACTGCTTATAATTTGTTGTCATACTCGATCACTTTCATGTGGTGGTTTCAGCTGTGCATAGAGAAGGAATCAAGCAGCTCATCAAGCACTTCTACACAAGCATCATCAGGTGAAACCTACTGGAGCCACCAATCGAAGGGCGAATCATCCTGCTCGCTCCCAACTTTCAATTCCAATATCAATCCCTTTCATCTTCACAATATCCGACTCTCCCAAATCCCTACCACCAGGCCTGACATTCAGGTACGTAACTAATCAACACATTACTATCAAGCTAGTTCATCATAAGATCCATATCAAGACAATAAAAGCTAGAGGAGGACAATTTTTAATTTCGTGATATCGAGGATGTTTTCGGAATATCTTTTCTTTCATCATCTAACATGTTACTGCGCTCTTCATCCTCCCTTGTTGGCTTTAGTTTGtttgggttttgtttttggcatTTTACAAATTTGGATGCAATAATGTGTATGGATATAGATCTGGTCTATACTCGACAGTGGATGATGACATACCCTTGCATATATAAAGCTTATAGAGTTATAGATGTCTATGTGCCCTGAAACGTTCTTGAATGAagctttttaattaattagggGTCGCATCAAATTATTCTCCTAAAACGCATTCTTATTCAACTTTAATGGTGGTTTAGAATGGGGTACAACTAATGTTGGGTTACTGTGCAGGAACAACCCGATGGAGAGAATGTCCTAGAGCAGAAGAAGATGAGTTCAGGTTCTCCTGCTCAACGAAATCATaggaagaataagaagaagaaggcaaCTAGGGCCAATAAGGATGAAAAATCTCTCAAAACTGAGAAGAGAATCTCTTCCATTAGTTGGCCACACCTCAAATTATTGGGCTGCTAGTCTTTTCTCTTTTAGCCTATTTATCATCAAGCTGGGAATCgatataaaaacaaaatcagtaGTCTAGCTGGTTTCCTTGAAATTCAGTAATGAGCATGACATTATCAAACTTTtaataatcaaattattatatTCCATCTTTTCAAAAGCAAAATTTTAATATTCCATTTAACTCAGTCATAGTGAAACGAGTAAATGAAATATCGATTTGTTGAATTTTCATTAGACATATCAGACTAGTTATGAAGCTCAACATTTATCTCTTGTTTATTTTCTCGACCTTACGTTCCTATGCTAAGAATATTGGAGTTAATAAACCTTAGTACGGTAGTAGCGTGTGATTGTCATCTTATTAGGGCTTTGTTTCTTGACTTTCTTCCACTTAACGTTAATGTGGTATCAAAATAACATCGTTTTCCCCCCATtaaaaccagaaaaaaaattcagtgtTCCCGGAGAACCACGTGACGATGTCCAGTGGTCCTCATCacctgttatattttgacacattGATTTATGAcactaaaaaaataattttacatacttttattatttgtgaaataactTTCATGagtattgataattttgaactagactttagggtttagagtttagaatttagggtttagagtttagggtttagtgtATAGAGTTTTAGAGTATACGGTTTAGGGTAAATGGTTTAGGGTTTggagtttagagtttatggTATAAAGTTTTAGAATTTAGGATATTAGAGTGTATGATGCAaggttttagaaaaaaaactcaaaataatttttaataaaataacttatatataatttttaaaataaaattctaaatattaaacagtaattaaaatatagtACCACTAAACATTAACTCTTTGTTCTccgaaaaattaataaattcctcaTCAAAACCATTATAGTAAAGAATTATAAAACATATCATCTACATGATGTTCTCTCGAATATTCTAGGCTTCTCTCCAAATTGTCTTAAATATAAAATGAACTTCGAGAACGATTTTCCATTTCTCTTTACCTAACCCGCAAAGAGGGGTCTTCAAATTGTGTGCTCCGATCCAGATTCGAACACCAGAGTTTAAAATAACAATTATTGATGACTACAGCAATAGCTAAGCTATATCATATAATAAAACTAACGAGTAATCATTTGGCCTCCAATGGCTCGACTCATCTCTCACTACAAGCCATTGATGAAGCCTGTGTTTTTAATTCATTACTTAGCTATCATTCTAATAATAGGGtgatttaaaattaattgacCAGAGAATAAAGACTAAACCCGGGCATTATCCTAAACAATTTGCACCAATTACCAATATATCCAATATCCTCTTTTTTCTACGTTCTAAACTCTAAAGGGTCAAGAGATTAAAGGAATACACAATAACCACATAACCAAAAGTAGaaaaatacttaaatattgaagGGAGCAAGCAATCGTGGGCAAAGTTGGTTTAGCAAGAGTTGGATAATTGGATTCTTTATGTCGTTCTAtatgttaaatttttgaactcgatctttatatttatatacgaTTAATAATTTGTTTTGATAAAATTGAGGTATGTTCCCTAGAGCTTTTTAAGTTCGGACTTTAGACTTTGGGGTTGTTAGCTATACGGTTTATTTTGATGATGCCCTTAgagtatttatataatttaacaATGCTAGTTatattttagttaaatttcaactaaaatattttaaaaattattttaattaattaatttaaaaatatgcttacgccaatttttttattttaattttatttaaatttaaaatatttattacataattaaaaaatattttaaatttatttataaattatatatgattcCGGACACACAATCAATCCGGTCTCCCCCAATTCATTTTCTCCATCTCCATCTCCATCTCCATCTCCATCTCCATCTCCATCTCCGTCGTCACCTCCTCCAT containing:
- the LOC126795538 gene encoding uncharacterized protein LOC126795538 is translated as MSEKTQSDPSSSMSLVSRLDHLEFIMKYLERKQTLAKLESNNGSTSAGGELKKKQCMPVDLALKESYFKGSLMDRVASLENRLFQLCIEKESSSSSSTSTQASSGETYWSHQSKGESSCSLPTFNSNINPFHLHNIRLSQIPTTRPDIQEQPDGENVLEQKKMSSGSPAQRNHRKNKKKKATRANKDEKSLKTEKRISSISWPHLKLLGC